In Pseudomonas sp. FP1742, the DNA window GAGCAAATTCGAGGGCAACTGGCGTCCGACCCTGACGCCGGAGCAACTGGCTCAGGTCGCTGAAGTTGTTCATCCGATCGTCCGCACCCACCCGGAAAACGGTCGCAAGGCGTTGTTCGTCAGCGAGGGCTTCACCACCCGCATCGTCGGTTTGCCGGAAGACGAGAGCAAACAATTGCTCGACGAGCTCTACGCCCACAGCGTGTTGCCGCAAAACATTTACCGCCATCAATGGCAGGCCCACGACCTGGTGTTCTGGGACAACCGCTCGCTGATTCACCTCGCCGCCGGATGCCCCAGCCATCTGCGCCGCAAGTTGTATCGCACCACCATCCAGGGCGACGCGCCTTTCTGATTTCGGAGAACCCTCATGTCCAAACGTCTTCCATTTGCACCGTTGGCCGCCGCTATCGGCCTGGGTTTCAGCCTGCTCGCCGGCAGCCTGTTGGCGCCGACCGTAGCCCACGCCGAGGGTGAAATTCGTATCGCCGAACAATTCGGCATCGTTTATCTGCTGCTCAACGTGGTGCGCGATCAGAACCTGATCGAGAAGTACGGCAAGCAGGAAGGCATCGACATCAAGGTCGACTGGACCCAGCTCTCCGGCGGCTCGGCGGTCAACGATGCGTTGCTCTCCGGCTCCATCGACATTGCCGGTGCCGGCGTCGGGCCGCTGCTGACCATCTGGGACCGCACTCACGGCAAACAGAACGTCAAGGCCGTGGCTTCCCTGGGAAACTTCCCTTACTACCTGGTGAGTAATAATCCAAAGGTCAAAACCATCGCTGACTTCACCGAAAAGGACCGCATTGCGGTGCCGGCGGTCGGGGTGTCGGTGCAGTCGCGCTTCCTGCAATACGCAGCAGCCAAGCAATGGGGCGACAAAGAGTTCAATCGCCTCGACAAGTACACCATCGCCGTTCCGCACCCGGATGCCACTGCGGCACTGATCGCTGGCGGCACCGAGTTGACCGGGCACTTCTCCAACCCGCCATTCCAGGATCAGGCGCTGGAAAACCCTAGCGTGCACGTGGTGCTGAACACCTATGACCTGCTCGGCCCGAACTCGCCGACCGTGTTGTTCGCCACCGAGAAATTCCGTAACGAAAACCCGAAAACCTATAAAGCCTTCATCGCGGCGCTGACTGAAGCGGCCGAGTTCGCTCAGAACGATAAAGGTGCGGCGGCCGACACTTACATCCGCGTCACCAAGGCAAAAATCGATCGCGCGGCGTTGCTGAAAATCATCGACAACCCGCAGTTCGAATTTACCGTCACGCCGAAAAACACTTACCCGCTGGCCGAGTTCCTCTACCGCGTCGGCGCGATCAAAAACAAACCGGATTCGTGGAAGGATTACTTCTTCCAGGACACCAAACCGCTGCAAGGGAGCTGACCGACATGAACGCCCCCTTGCAAGGCCACACGGCCAGCAATCCGATCGCGGCCGCACAAGCGCTGCTGTCGGTCGACCAGGTCAGCCTGGAATACCGCACGCCGGCACGTGTGGTTCGAGCGACCCATCAGGTCAGTTTCGAGGTCGATCCGGCGGACCGCTTTGTATTGCTCGGTCCGTCCGGCTGCGGCAAATCGACGTTGCTCAAGGCGGTCGCCGGGTTCATCCAGCCCTGTGAGGGCGAGATTTGCCTGCAAGGCCAGCGGGTCGATGCGCCGGGGCCGGACCGGATCGTGGTGTTCCAGGAGTTCGATCAGCTGCCGCCGTGGAAAACCGTCAAACAGAACGTGATGTTTCCGCTGCTCGCGTCCAAAA includes these proteins:
- a CDS encoding ABC transporter substrate-binding protein, whose translation is MSKRLPFAPLAAAIGLGFSLLAGSLLAPTVAHAEGEIRIAEQFGIVYLLLNVVRDQNLIEKYGKQEGIDIKVDWTQLSGGSAVNDALLSGSIDIAGAGVGPLLTIWDRTHGKQNVKAVASLGNFPYYLVSNNPKVKTIADFTEKDRIAVPAVGVSVQSRFLQYAAAKQWGDKEFNRLDKYTIAVPHPDATAALIAGGTELTGHFSNPPFQDQALENPSVHVVLNTYDLLGPNSPTVLFATEKFRNENPKTYKAFIAALTEAAEFAQNDKGAAADTYIRVTKAKIDRAALLKIIDNPQFEFTVTPKNTYPLAEFLYRVGAIKNKPDSWKDYFFQDTKPLQGS